A stretch of the Crocinitomicaceae bacterium genome encodes the following:
- the radC gene encoding DNA repair protein RadC: MIKLLSPDDRPREKMLTKGHASLSNAELLAILIGSGTREKSAVELCREILLAADHDLNKLARMTIHDLMKFKGIGEAKAITIAASLELARRKKNEQEESPVFIRSSKDAFQAVSAIFQDLNHEEFYIILLSRANKILSVDLVSKGGLTATVADGKIIFKKALEKGAAALILAHNHPSGSMKPSESDIDLTNRMKSFGKMIDLPVLDHIIVADKQYFSMADNGMI, from the coding sequence ATGATAAAATTACTTTCCCCAGATGACAGGCCGCGTGAAAAAATGCTCACCAAAGGCCATGCTTCCTTATCTAATGCTGAGTTATTAGCTATTTTAATTGGTTCAGGTACCCGTGAAAAATCTGCCGTTGAATTATGTCGTGAAATTCTGCTTGCTGCAGATCATGATCTTAACAAATTGGCGCGCATGACAATTCATGATCTGATGAAGTTCAAAGGAATTGGAGAAGCCAAAGCCATTACCATTGCGGCTTCACTGGAACTTGCACGGCGCAAAAAAAACGAACAGGAAGAATCACCTGTTTTTATTCGTTCTTCAAAAGATGCTTTTCAAGCAGTATCAGCAATTTTTCAAGATTTGAATCATGAAGAATTTTATATCATCTTGCTTTCACGTGCAAATAAAATTCTTTCAGTTGATCTAGTTTCTAAGGGCGGTTTAACAGCCACCGTTGCTGATGGAAAAATTATTTTCAAAAAGGCTTTGGAAAAAGGAGCCGCAGCCTTGATTCTTGCGCACAATCATCCATCAGGGAGCATGAAACCAAGTGAATCTGATATTGATTTAACTAACCGAATGAAAAGTTTTGGTAAGATGATAGATTTACCCGTGTTAGACCATATCATTGTGGCTGATAAGCAATATTTCAGCATGGCTGACAACGGGATGATTTGA
- the wecB gene encoding UDP-N-acetylglucosamine 2-epimerase (non-hydrolyzing), producing MKIITIIGARPQIIKAAAISRAIREKYADKINEVIVHTGQHYDENMSAVFFDELNIPRPDYNLNVGSGSHGAQTAKMLEGIEEIILKEKPQAVLVYGDTNSTVAGGLAASKLLIPLVHIEAGLRSFNKSMPEEINRIACDHMSTLLFSPTKQGVDNLQREGFNLNAQIPFTIDNPKVYHCGDIMFDNSLYFSEIAEKKNILSDLQLHDGFILSTIHRNNNTDEPARLNAIFSALYEITVKSKKQLVLPLHPRTRKMMEQHLDAQLKKDIHENKLIQIIPPVSFLDVIALEKHAGLIITDSGGVQKEAFFFKKPCIILRPETEWIEIVQNGNAILCDANKARILSAFDQLTTKSDFTFPDLFGDGKSAEFICGEILTHLA from the coding sequence ATGAAAATAATTACCATCATTGGTGCGCGTCCGCAAATCATCAAAGCAGCTGCAATCAGCAGAGCTATACGTGAAAAATATGCTGATAAAATTAACGAGGTTATTGTGCACACTGGACAGCATTATGATGAAAATATGTCGGCTGTTTTTTTTGATGAACTAAACATTCCCCGTCCTGATTATAATCTCAACGTGGGTTCAGGAAGTCATGGTGCGCAAACAGCCAAGATGTTGGAAGGTATTGAAGAAATTATTTTAAAAGAAAAGCCGCAGGCAGTTTTGGTTTATGGAGATACCAACTCAACCGTGGCAGGCGGTCTGGCGGCTTCTAAATTGTTGATTCCACTGGTGCATATTGAAGCCGGTTTGCGTTCATTTAATAAAAGTATGCCTGAAGAAATCAACCGCATTGCTTGTGATCACATGTCTACTTTGCTTTTCTCACCCACTAAACAAGGCGTTGATAATTTACAGCGTGAAGGGTTTAATCTCAATGCGCAAATACCGTTTACTATTGATAATCCAAAAGTGTATCATTGTGGTGATATCATGTTTGATAATTCGCTTTATTTTTCAGAAATAGCAGAGAAAAAAAATATTTTATCAGATTTACAATTGCATGATGGATTTATTCTCTCAACCATTCATCGCAATAACAATACGGATGAACCTGCCCGTTTGAACGCTATTTTTTCAGCATTGTATGAAATTACTGTAAAAAGTAAAAAACAATTGGTACTGCCTTTGCATCCGCGCACACGAAAAATGATGGAGCAACATCTAGATGCACAATTAAAGAAAGACATTCATGAGAACAAATTAATTCAAATAATTCCGCCGGTATCTTTTCTTGATGTCATTGCCCTTGAAAAGCATGCAGGACTTATCATCACAGACAGTGGTGGAGTTCAAAAAGAGGCGTTCTTCTTTAAAAAACCGTGCATCATTCTCAGACCGGAAACTGAGTGGATTGAAATTGTACAAAATGGAAATGCCATATTATGTGATGCAAATAAAGCCAGAATATTAAGTGCATTTGATCAATTGACAACAAAATCTGATTTTACTTTTCCTGATCTTTTTGGGGATGGAAAATCAGCCGAATTTATTTGCGGAGAAATTCTCACCCATCTTGCATGA
- a CDS encoding polysaccharide deacetylase family protein, which yields MIVIFSEHITSRLIYVLDFCFTQKGMEYKIVQSTTEWNQYKTCRINYSYAHVPAEIQMKPHDVLFEENMREEIKLTYQNNQFELDGIEDQFAVIFFILTRYEEYWTHERDEHDRYLSAQSSLVKLGLQNRPVVDELVKSIWAKLELDYRVIENNFECVPSFDIDVAWAYKNRPFLRTLGSAVKHGKLGERLKVMTGKKQDPYDTYSYIAELAARVNRIICFAPVGDYAKYDKNIHWKNPHYQSLIRGLNASGGMGLHPSYDAFENKNKLDEELDRLQQIVGHEIVKARMHFLRLRIPDTYEMMIDLGIQRDFTMGYADNTGFRAGTSFPFYFFNLRTNKQYNLLLFPFAYMDGVLKDRLKLSVQESINQIKELMDAVKNYGGVFMCIWHNSTIHDQDEWKGWREVLEYTLSRVEKREISDLDDDFFV from the coding sequence ATGATTGTTATTTTTTCTGAACATATCACCTCACGCTTAATCTATGTCCTTGATTTCTGTTTTACGCAGAAAGGCATGGAGTATAAAATTGTTCAGTCAACTACTGAGTGGAATCAATACAAAACGTGTCGCATAAATTATTCGTATGCTCATGTTCCGGCTGAAATTCAAATGAAACCGCATGATGTTTTATTTGAAGAAAATATGCGTGAAGAGATTAAATTGACCTATCAGAATAATCAATTTGAGTTGGATGGAATAGAGGATCAGTTTGCGGTTATTTTTTTCATTCTAACCAGGTATGAAGAGTATTGGACTCATGAGCGAGATGAACATGACCGGTACCTATCTGCACAGTCAAGTCTCGTAAAATTGGGTTTGCAAAATCGTCCGGTGGTTGATGAATTAGTGAAATCAATTTGGGCAAAGCTTGAACTAGATTATCGTGTTATAGAGAACAATTTTGAATGTGTACCCTCATTTGATATTGACGTAGCATGGGCATACAAAAACCGACCTTTTTTACGCACGCTGGGATCAGCTGTTAAACATGGTAAACTGGGTGAGCGCCTCAAGGTAATGACCGGAAAGAAACAAGATCCCTACGATACGTATTCTTACATTGCTGAGTTAGCAGCACGAGTGAACAGAATAATTTGCTTTGCCCCCGTGGGAGACTATGCAAAATATGATAAGAATATCCATTGGAAAAATCCTCATTACCAATCCTTGATCAGAGGTTTGAATGCCTCTGGAGGTATGGGCTTGCATCCTTCGTATGATGCATTTGAAAATAAAAATAAATTGGATGAAGAGCTTGATCGTTTACAACAGATTGTGGGGCATGAAATTGTAAAAGCGCGCATGCATTTTTTGAGATTGCGAATTCCGGACACCTATGAAATGATGATTGACCTGGGCATTCAAAGAGATTTTACCATGGGTTATGCAGACAACACCGGATTTCGTGCGGGCACATCATTTCCGTTTTATTTTTTTAACCTGCGCACTAATAAGCAATATAATCTTTTATTATTCCCGTTTGCATATATGGATGGTGTTCTGAAAGATCGTCTCAAATTGTCTGTTCAGGAATCAATCAATCAGATAAAAGAATTAATGGATGCCGTGAAAAATTACGGTGGCGTTTTTATGTGTATTTGGCACAATAGCACCATCCATGATCAAGATGAATGGAAGGGATGGCGTGAAGTTTTAGAGTATACCCTCAGTCGTGTTGAGAAGAGAGAGATCTCAGATTTAGATGATGATTTTTTTGTTTGA
- a CDS encoding ABC transporter substrate-binding protein, giving the protein MKFLFPLFAFVFFSCIQHQTNQQIDITETTDTVEVLYAQGFEVNYKNGCTEIITHHFADNSPFADTVYVLTDSLVKLPENAHVIQPEKIFFACHSSTHLAFLNALNCIEKVKGLCGMQYISGTDYEKKLNDNGAFELCLQDQVIPEKIQQTGADLFLMYPFESIGKEKYSRAGIKTFFIAEYLETDPLARLEWIKLFGLLTNQTSQAQKVFDLASTEYLQLKKEKPETTKKFILNLPYGETWFMPSSQSLLVNLIQSSGLSYFYPPSGKTENDVHSLEQVWNDGIFADYWIIIAGRDADFSLHDLSEESPVYAEFKSVKKKQVIFCNTNTTEYFTTGVIEPHVLLKDLLYAQGELSNHQPVYFRILE; this is encoded by the coding sequence ATGAAGTTTCTCTTTCCGCTGTTTGCATTCGTTTTTTTTTCCTGTATTCAGCATCAAACCAATCAGCAAATTGATATAACTGAAACCACAGATACCGTTGAGGTTTTGTATGCACAAGGTTTTGAAGTAAATTATAAAAATGGATGTACAGAAATTATCACGCATCATTTTGCTGATAATTCTCCTTTTGCTGATACCGTTTATGTTCTTACGGATAGTCTTGTGAAACTACCTGAAAATGCCCATGTCATTCAACCTGAGAAAATATTTTTTGCCTGTCATTCAAGCACGCATTTAGCATTTTTGAATGCCTTGAATTGTATTGAAAAAGTAAAGGGATTGTGTGGAATGCAATATATTTCAGGTACAGATTATGAAAAAAAACTGAACGACAATGGTGCATTTGAACTCTGTTTACAAGATCAAGTAATACCCGAAAAAATTCAACAAACCGGCGCTGATTTGTTTTTAATGTATCCGTTTGAATCTATCGGAAAAGAAAAATATAGTAGAGCAGGAATCAAAACATTTTTCATAGCAGAGTATCTTGAAACTGATCCTTTAGCCAGACTTGAGTGGATTAAGCTGTTTGGTTTGCTTACCAACCAAACATCGCAAGCGCAAAAAGTTTTTGATTTGGCTTCAACAGAATATCTTCAACTAAAAAAAGAAAAGCCTGAAACAACCAAAAAATTTATTCTGAATTTGCCTTACGGTGAAACTTGGTTTATGCCCTCAAGCCAATCCTTGCTGGTTAATTTGATTCAGTCATCAGGCTTGTCTTATTTTTATCCACCCAGTGGTAAAACAGAAAATGATGTTCACAGTTTGGAACAAGTTTGGAATGATGGAATTTTTGCAGATTATTGGATCATCATTGCCGGACGCGATGCTGATTTTTCACTACATGATTTATCTGAAGAGTCTCCGGTTTATGCAGAATTTAAATCAGTGAAAAAAAAGCAGGTGATATTTTGCAATACCAACACTACAGAGTATTTTACAACCGGAGTAATTGAACCACACGTGTTATTAAAAGATCTTCTTTACGCACAAGGTGAATTGAGCAATCATCAACCGGTTTATTTTAGAATTTTGGAGTAG
- a CDS encoding aminotransferase class V-fold PLP-dependent enzyme — MDFSRRKFIRNAGITLGAASLMDSSLLASDTKFETIKHVHDFSTEQDYWEWIRQSYTVSSNITNLNNGGVSPQPKVVQEVFENYNRLSNEGPSYYMWRVLDKGRESVRTNLAELAGCDADELAIHRNSTEALDTIIFGLNLEKGDEVIVTNYDYPNMRNAWLQREKRDGIKLVWVSVPLNTENEEDLVNVFANAITSKTKIIHITHIINWTGQILPAKKITALAHEKGIEVVLDAAHSFAHIEFSLHDLDVDYAGTSLHKWLCAPFGTGMLYVKKDKIKTLWPIFPNDKPDGEDIRKYEALGTRSFPAEMAIGRAISFHQSIGTERKQNRLKFLQEYWTSKVKQHPKIKFYTPLGQNSSCAIATVGIEGMQAGEIESKLFEKRGIHTVAIIWEGVNGIRVTPHVYTSTSDLDNLVEGLLELAG, encoded by the coding sequence ATGGATTTTTCACGCAGAAAATTTATTCGCAATGCCGGTATAACCCTTGGGGCAGCTTCATTGATGGATTCAAGCCTTTTGGCATCAGATACTAAATTTGAAACAATAAAACACGTTCATGATTTTTCAACTGAACAAGATTATTGGGAATGGATACGTCAATCCTACACCGTTTCATCAAACATTACCAACCTCAACAATGGGGGTGTGAGTCCACAACCGAAAGTAGTACAGGAAGTATTTGAAAATTACAACCGACTCAGCAATGAAGGACCGTCCTATTATATGTGGCGCGTATTAGACAAAGGCCGTGAATCAGTGCGCACCAACCTTGCTGAACTGGCAGGCTGCGATGCTGATGAACTTGCCATTCACCGAAATTCTACTGAAGCATTAGACACTATCATCTTTGGTCTCAATCTTGAAAAAGGAGATGAAGTCATTGTCACCAATTATGATTACCCAAATATGCGCAATGCTTGGCTGCAACGTGAAAAACGAGATGGTATTAAGTTAGTTTGGGTATCTGTACCGCTCAATACCGAAAATGAAGAAGACCTGGTAAATGTTTTCGCCAACGCCATTACAAGTAAAACAAAAATCATTCATATCACGCATATCATCAACTGGACAGGACAAATTCTGCCTGCTAAAAAAATTACAGCTTTGGCTCATGAAAAAGGCATTGAAGTGGTTTTGGATGCAGCTCATTCTTTTGCTCATATTGAATTTTCATTGCATGATCTAGACGTTGATTATGCGGGAACCAGTTTGCATAAATGGCTTTGCGCTCCATTTGGAACCGGAATGCTTTATGTAAAAAAGGACAAAATAAAAACCTTGTGGCCCATTTTTCCAAATGATAAACCCGATGGGGAAGACATCAGAAAATATGAAGCTTTAGGTACACGATCATTCCCTGCTGAAATGGCAATTGGCAGAGCAATTTCATTTCATCAATCCATTGGAACCGAAAGAAAACAAAACCGACTAAAGTTTTTACAAGAATATTGGACCTCAAAAGTAAAACAACATCCCAAAATAAAATTTTACACGCCTCTTGGTCAAAATTCATCATGCGCAATTGCTACCGTTGGTATTGAAGGAATGCAAGCCGGGGAAATAGAAAGTAAATTATTTGAGAAAAGAGGCATTCACACGGTTGCCATCATTTGGGAAGGGGTGAATGGTATTCGCGTTACGCCACATGTTTATACCAGCACATCTGATTTAGATAATCTTGTAGAAGGATTGCTTGAGTTGGCTGGGTGA
- a CDS encoding hemerythrin domain-containing protein, translating to MQNPLDTLENEHEILFKAIDTGKSIQKISDDSFYHELMHDFIICIRNYTELIHYPKEEQVLYPILRNRTKNMSAEFMHEICDNHEDFKSMLAEVENLFTVHDHTRLRKVMNDYLDELAQHLHRENAIILSSAGSLLSESEKKEIDQAFSDLDAKNRDKANLQKCLSELAARL from the coding sequence ATGCAAAACCCGCTTGACACCTTGGAAAATGAACATGAAATTTTATTCAAAGCAATTGATACAGGCAAATCAATTCAAAAAATCTCTGATGATTCATTCTATCATGAGCTCATGCATGATTTCATTATCTGTATCAGAAATTATACTGAATTAATTCACTATCCAAAAGAAGAGCAAGTATTATATCCAATCCTGAGGAATAGAACAAAAAATATGTCTGCAGAATTTATGCATGAGATTTGCGATAATCATGAAGATTTCAAATCCATGTTGGCTGAAGTAGAAAATCTGTTTACCGTGCATGATCATACTCGTCTGAGAAAAGTGATGAACGATTATCTTGATGAACTTGCACAACATTTGCACCGAGAAAATGCCATCATTTTATCAAGCGCAGGCAGCCTATTGTCAGAGTCAGAGAAAAAAGAAATTGATCAGGCATTTTCTGATTTGGATGCAAAAAACAGAGACAAAGCAAATCTGCAAAAGTGCTTGTCAGAACTGGCCGCCAGATTATAA
- a CDS encoding RNA polymerase sigma factor: MRIFKKDYTTHSDEELMTLYTKGDHKAFENLYARYEKFMVNFFYRKLWNDRIKAEDFAHDLFTKLIDNPELFDTSRNFKAWLFSVANNMCKNEYKKQDIRKNTSFDVPDHYQGTDTADAPDKEVDKASFNQILMRELDKLGDKHKEVFMLRHFEGLALEEIAETLDINTGTVKSRLHHATKTVAEKLEIFRKSILKD, translated from the coding sequence ATGCGGATTTTCAAAAAAGATTATACCACACACAGCGATGAAGAGTTGATGACTCTTTATACCAAAGGCGATCACAAAGCTTTTGAAAATCTCTATGCCAGGTATGAAAAATTCATGGTCAACTTCTTTTATCGCAAACTTTGGAATGATAGAATAAAAGCAGAAGATTTTGCGCATGATTTATTTACCAAACTAATTGATAATCCTGAATTATTTGATACCAGCCGAAACTTCAAAGCCTGGCTATTTTCAGTTGCTAATAACATGTGTAAAAACGAATATAAAAAGCAAGATATCCGCAAAAACACATCGTTTGACGTGCCTGATCATTATCAAGGCACTGATACGGCAGATGCACCGGACAAAGAGGTTGACAAGGCCAGCTTCAATCAGATATTGATGCGTGAGCTAGACAAATTAGGAGACAAACATAAAGAAGTATTTATGCTGCGCCATTTTGAAGGTTTAGCTCTGGAAGAAATTGCAGAAACATTAGACATTAACACCGGAACAGTAAAATCAAGATTACATCATGCAACCAAAACGGTTGCAGAGAAACTGGAGATTTTCAGAAAATCAATTCTGAAAGATTGA